A region of the Deltaproteobacteria bacterium genome:
GGATCGCTGGACGCCGGGCGACGACATCGCCGTGGTCGGCGTGGGCGCCGGGCTCACGTGGTCGAGTTATCTCCTGCGCTTCGAGGCGGCGGCATGACCTATGACGAGTTCGGCCGCCGCGCGAGCTTCTCGCAGGAAGAGCTGCTCGCCTTCGGTCACGGCACGCTGATCGACGATGCGCCCGACGGCTTTCGCACGCGGCTGCCGATCCCTCCCATGTTGATGCTCGATCGCATCGTCGAGCTCACGCGCAAAGGTCATCGCGGTCGCATCGTGGCCGAGCGCGACGTGCGCGTCGACGATTGGTTCTTCCAATGTCACTTCCGCGGCGATCCCGTGCAGCCGGGGTGCCTCGGCGTCGATGGCGTGTGGCAGCTCGTTGGCTTCTACTGTGCGTGGATCGGCGCGCTCGGTACTGGGCGCGCGCTCGGCTGTGGCGAGATCGAGTTTGCCGGCCAGATTCGTCCGCACGACCACACCGTGCGCTACGAAGTCGATATCGTGCGCGCGACCATGCTGCCGGCGTCGGGCGCGACGATCGCCATCGGCGATGCCACGCTCTTGGTCGACAGCGAGCCGATCTACTCGATCAAGCGCGCCAAGGTCGGTGTCTTCCGCGACATTGACTACGCGGACTATCCGCGACGGTCGGCGCGTTCGCGCGGCGGTCGCATGGGAGCCGATTGATGAGTGGCCGGCCCGTCGCCTTGGTCACCGGTGGTGCGACCGGCATCGGCGCCGCGTGTTGCCGCGCGCTCGCGGCCGACGGCTTTCGCGTTGCGATCCACTATCGTTCGAGCGCCGACGCGGCCCAGCGGCTGGCCGCCGCGCTGCCCGACGCGTTGACGCTCGCGGCCGATCTCGCCGTGCCCGCCGAGATTGACGGCTTGATCGAAGCGCTGCGCTCGACCGCCGGCCGTGTCGACGTGTTGGTCAACAACGCCGGCCTCAACCGCAACGCCGACACGGTGACGATGAAGCTCGACGACTACGATGCTGTTGCGAGCGTCGCGCGCGGGACCTGGTACCTGACCAAACTGGTGCTGCGTCGGTTCATGATTCGCGCCGGCCGCGGGCGTATCATCACCATCACCAGCGTGGTCGGGCACACCGGCAATCGCGGGCAAGTGCCGTACACGATGGTCAAGGCCGGACTCGACGCGATGACGAAATCGCTGGCGCATGAACTGCGCGGCCGCGGTATTCTGGTCAACGCGGTGGCGCCGGGATTCATCGACACCGAGATGACAGCGGCCATTCCGCCTGAACTGCGCGCGCCGATGCTGGCGGCGGTGCCGCTCGAACGCATGGGCACGCCGGAGGAGGTGGCCGATGTCGTCGCCTTTCTCGCCACCCGCGGCAGCTACATTCACGGTAGCACTATTCACGTCAACGGAGGCCTCTACGGTGGGTAACTTGCTCACGCCGGTGGAACTACTCGCTGCGGTCCCGCAGCAGCCGCCGTTCCGCTTCATCGACGAGATCCGCGAAGTCGACGACGATCACATCGTCGCGGCGTATCGTTTTCGCCCGGAGGCCGACTTCTATCGCGGACACTTCCCTGGCAACCCAGTCACACCGGGCGTGTTGCTCATCGAGGCAATGGCGCAGGCTGGCGTGGTCGCACTCGGGATCTATTTGCTGTCGAAGACTGGTGGCCCGCGGGCCATCGATGAATTCGTCACGTTGTTCACCGAAGCGGCGGTCGAGTTCTCGGGCGTGGTCGCCCCGGGCGAGACGGTCACGACGACCGGGCACAAGCTGTTCTTCAGAATGCGTAAGTTGCGTTCGCGAGTGGAGATGCATCGCGCCGACGGCACACTGGTCTGCGCCGGCGAACTGTCGGGTATTGGAGTACGGCGATGAACCAGCGGGTGGTGATCACCGGGCTCGGCGTGGTGGCGCCGAACGCCACCAACGTGCGCGACTTCGAGTTGGCGCTGCGGCAAGGCCGCTCGGGCATTCGCCTCATTGAGAAGCTCACAGAGCTAGGGTTCGCCTGCCGAGTTGCGGGCGTGCCGCAAGGCGTCGATGAGATCGCCGCCGGCTACTTCAGCGAGGAAGAACTCTTGGCGATGAACTCGAGCCTGCGTTTCGCCAGCATCGCGGCGGTCGATGCGTGGTGCGACGCGGGGCTGCGGCGTCCGGAAGCCAGTGACGACGCCGTCGATTGGGACACCGGCGCGATTCTCGGCACCGGCATCGGCGGCATGGACACCATTGGCGAAAAGGTTGTGCCGCTGACGGACGCTGGCAAAGTCCGCCGCCTCGGTAGCACCATGGTCGAGCAAGTGATGAGCAGCGGCATCTCCGCCAAGGTGTCGGGGCTGCTTGCACTCGGCAACCAGGTGACCACCAATTCGAGCGCCTGCTCGACCGGCACCGAGGCGGTGGTGGACGGCTATCTGCGCATTCAACGCGGACTCGCGGCGCGCATGCTGTGCGGCGGCTCGGAGGGATCGAGCCACTACATCTGGGCCGGGTTCGATGCGATGCGCGTACTGTGCCGCACCCACAACGACGCGCCCGAGCGCGCGTCGCGGCCGCTGAGCGCCACCGCGGCGGGCTTCGTGCCCGGCTGCGGCGCCGGGGTGCTGCTACTCGAAAGCCTCGACAGCGCGCAGGCGCGCGGCGCGCCTATCTATGCCGAGGTGCTCGGCGGCGCGCTCAACTGCGGCGGCCATCGCGGCGGCGGCAGCATGACTTCGCCCAATCCCGAAAGCGTTCGGCGCTGCATCCGCGCGGCACTCGCCGACGCCGGCGTCAGTCCCGCCGATGTCGATGCGATCAACGGCCATCTCACTGCCACCGGTGCCGATCCAAAGGAAGTGCGCGCGTGGGCCGAGGCGCTGGAGCGAACGCCCGAGCGCTTGCCGCCGATCACCGCGACCAAGTCGATGATCGGTCACACGCTCGGCGCCGCCGGGGCGATCGAATCGGTGGCGACGGTGCTGATGGTGCACCGCGGATTTGTGCATCCCTCGATCAACTGCGAGGATGTCCATCCCGAGATCGAGCCCTATGCGGCGGCGATCGCGCACACGGCGCGCGAGCTTCCCACGCTGCGCGTGATGCTCAAGGCCGGGTTCGGTTTCGGCGACGTCAACGCGTGCGTCGTGTTTCGTAAATGGGACTCATAGAATCAAAACCAGAGGAGAAGAGACCATGCAGCAATCAGAAGTGCTCGAGAAGGTGGTGGCGATTCTCACCCCGTACGTAAAGAATCAGGCGGCGCTCGCCGGCCTGAAGCCCGAGACTAACATCCTCGACGATCTCAAGGTGAACTCGGCGCGCCTCGTCGACGTGGTGTTGGCGTTCGAGGACGAGTTCGGCATCGAAGTCGCCGATGACGAAGTCGACAAGGTCGCCACGGTTGGCGACGCGGTGAACCTGATTTGCAAGAAGCTCAACTAAGTGGTTCCGCGCTGACCCTGCAACGTGAGGTTGGGCGGCTGCTCGCACCGATTTGGGTCCCGCTGATCGCGGTCTTGCTGCGTTGGCGCGGCTATCGCATTGAGGCGGTCGAGCAGTCGCGGCGGCAGTATCAACAGATCCGACGCAAGTACGATGGTCCACTGCTGATCTGCGCCAATCATCTTACACTCATCGACTCGGCCATTGTGGCGTGGGCGCTGGGCTCGCCGTGGTGGCTGCTGCGGAATTACTCGGCGCTCCCTTGGAATGTGCCGGAGCGGCAGAACTTCGCGTCGTGGTGGCTGACGCAGGCCATCAGCTATGTGATGAAGTGCGTGCCGATCACCCGCGGTGGATCACGCGGTGAGGTCGCGCAAACGCTGGCGCGCCTCAGTGCCGTGCTTGGTCGCGGCGAGGTGGCGCTGGTGTTTCCCGAGGGCGGTCGCAGCCGCAGTGGTCGGGTGGACGTCGAGTCCGTCGCGTACGGGGTTGGCTACATCGTGAACTCGCTGCCTGGGTGCCGTGTGCTCTGCGTGTACCTGCGCGGCCACGGCCAGACCGGATTCTCTGAGCTGCCGGCGCGCGGCGAACACTTTTGTGTCGCCCTCGAGTTGATCACTCCGAAAACGAGCGCGCGTGGTCTGCGCGCAGATCGCGATGTGGCGCGCCAGATCATCGGCCAACTCGCCGCCATGGAGCGGCAGTACTTCGAGCAGCGAACACCGCAAGTGGCGGTCGTCCGATGATTGGCAATGACATCGTCGATCTCGGCGACCCCGACACCCAGCCGGGGGCAACTCATCCGCGCTTCGACGCGCGGGTGTTTACCGCCACCGAGCTGGAGGCAATTCACACGTCGCCGG
Encoded here:
- the fabA gene encoding bifunctional 3-hydroxydecanoyl-ACP dehydratase/trans-2-decenoyl-ACP isomerase → MTYDEFGRRASFSQEELLAFGHGTLIDDAPDGFRTRLPIPPMLMLDRIVELTRKGHRGRIVAERDVRVDDWFFQCHFRGDPVQPGCLGVDGVWQLVGFYCAWIGALGTGRALGCGEIEFAGQIRPHDHTVRYEVDIVRATMLPASGATIAIGDATLLVDSEPIYSIKRAKVGVFRDIDYADYPRRSARSRGGRMGAD
- a CDS encoding 3-oxoacyl-ACP reductase FabG — protein: MSGRPVALVTGGATGIGAACCRALAADGFRVAIHYRSSADAAQRLAAALPDALTLAADLAVPAEIDGLIEALRSTAGRVDVLVNNAGLNRNADTVTMKLDDYDAVASVARGTWYLTKLVLRRFMIRAGRGRIITITSVVGHTGNRGQVPYTMVKAGLDAMTKSLAHELRGRGILVNAVAPGFIDTEMTAAIPPELRAPMLAAVPLERMGTPEEVADVVAFLATRGSYIHGSTIHVNGGLYGG
- a CDS encoding beta-hydroxyacyl-ACP dehydratase, whose product is MSSPFSPPAAATFTVALFTSTEASTVGNLLTPVELLAAVPQQPPFRFIDEIREVDDDHIVAAYRFRPEADFYRGHFPGNPVTPGVLLIEAMAQAGVVALGIYLLSKTGGPRAIDEFVTLFTEAAVEFSGVVAPGETVTTTGHKLFFRMRKLRSRVEMHRADGTLVCAGELSGIGVRR
- a CDS encoding beta-ketoacyl-[acyl-carrier-protein] synthase family protein gives rise to the protein MNQRVVITGLGVVAPNATNVRDFELALRQGRSGIRLIEKLTELGFACRVAGVPQGVDEIAAGYFSEEELLAMNSSLRFASIAAVDAWCDAGLRRPEASDDAVDWDTGAILGTGIGGMDTIGEKVVPLTDAGKVRRLGSTMVEQVMSSGISAKVSGLLALGNQVTTNSSACSTGTEAVVDGYLRIQRGLAARMLCGGSEGSSHYIWAGFDAMRVLCRTHNDAPERASRPLSATAAGFVPGCGAGVLLLESLDSAQARGAPIYAEVLGGALNCGGHRGGGSMTSPNPESVRRCIRAALADAGVSPADVDAINGHLTATGADPKEVRAWAEALERTPERLPPITATKSMIGHTLGAAGAIESVATVLMVHRGFVHPSINCEDVHPEIEPYAAAIAHTARELPTLRVMLKAGFGFGDVNACVVFRKWDS
- a CDS encoding acyl carrier protein, with amino-acid sequence MQQSEVLEKVVAILTPYVKNQAALAGLKPETNILDDLKVNSARLVDVVLAFEDEFGIEVADDEVDKVATVGDAVNLICKKLN
- a CDS encoding 1-acyl-sn-glycerol-3-phosphate acyltransferase is translated as MQEAQLSGSALTLQREVGRLLAPIWVPLIAVLLRWRGYRIEAVEQSRRQYQQIRRKYDGPLLICANHLTLIDSAIVAWALGSPWWLLRNYSALPWNVPERQNFASWWLTQAISYVMKCVPITRGGSRGEVAQTLARLSAVLGRGEVALVFPEGGRSRSGRVDVESVAYGVGYIVNSLPGCRVLCVYLRGHGQTGFSELPARGEHFCVALELITPKTSARGLRADRDVARQIIGQLAAMERQYFEQRTPQVAVVR